TTTCGGCAAATGCTCGAAGAGGTGCTACCGGAAGAAATTCCGGATTTGCTGCAACACCTGAAAGCCGTTCGGGATCGCCTGAGCGGTGACTTTGAAGATAAAGTAAAACAGTTGAACGATTTGACAGCGCAATTGCTGGAAACCGGCCCTGCCCCGGAGCAAAAGACGGGTTCGTCTTCCGAGTCATCGCCTGAAACTAATTGACTTTTATGGATATTTCGTCACTGAACGAGATTTTTAAGCCCCTTTCCCCGCTGCGGCGGATGCAGGAATTGTATCGTCATTTTGACGAAAGCGAAGTACTGGTTACTTCTTCGTTTGGCACTACGTCGGCTTATCTGCTGCACCTGATTCAACGCGTGCGCCCTACACAGCCGATCTATTTTATCGATACCACGTATCACTTCCCGGAAACGCTGGCCTACCGCGACCAACTGGCGGATCAGCTCAACCTGAACATCATCTCGCTGCGCCCGGATCAGCACCTGAATGCCTACACGCGCGAGAACAAAACCTGGGCGCACGACCCGGACCTCTGCTGCTCGGTCAATAAAAACGATACGCTGTCTCCTCTCAAAATGCGCCACAAAGTGTGGGTATCGGGCGTGATGGGCTATCAGACTCCGCTGCGGGAGCAGCTCAACATTTTTGAGCAGAACGACATCATTAAGTTTCACCCCGTGCTCAACAGCACCGAGGCTGACGTGCGGCGCTATACGTCGTACTTCCGCCTGCCCCCCCACCCCCTTCAGGCGAAAGATTACCATTCTATCGGCTGTGTGCATTGCACCCAACAAGGCACGGGCCGCTCGGGACGCTGGGCGGGCAAGGGTAAAATCGAATGCGGTCTGCACGCACCGGTCGAAAAATCGATGGTGGCCTGAGGGTAGCAATGCCTCTGCTTTCTGATTCTTTTTTCGCCGGAAATGCTGGCTTGGGTCTACCTTTGTATTTCACAAGATCGGTAGTGTACTTATGAATTTCGAAACCAGAGCCATCCGTACCCAGCTGGATCGAACCCAGCACCGCGAACATTCTGCGCCTGTTTACAATACGTCCGGTTTTATCTTTGAAGATGCCGAACAAATGCGGGCGCTGTTTGCCGAGGAGTACGAAGGCCACATGTACAGCCGCTACTCGAACCCCAACAGCAGCGAATTCGAAGAAAAGATCAAACTTCTGGAAGGCGTAGAAGACGCATTCGCGACGGCCTCCGGTATGGCGGCGGTATTTGCCAGTCTGGCACCGCTGTTGCAAAACGGCGACCACATTGTAGCGTCGAGTGCGTTGTTTG
The sequence above is a segment of the Catalinimonas alkaloidigena genome. Coding sequences within it:
- a CDS encoding phosphoadenylyl-sulfate reductase, coding for MDISSLNEIFKPLSPLRRMQELYRHFDESEVLVTSSFGTTSAYLLHLIQRVRPTQPIYFIDTTYHFPETLAYRDQLADQLNLNIISLRPDQHLNAYTRENKTWAHDPDLCCSVNKNDTLSPLKMRHKVWVSGVMGYQTPLREQLNIFEQNDIIKFHPVLNSTEADVRRYTSYFRLPPHPLQAKDYHSIGCVHCTQQGTGRSGRWAGKGKIECGLHAPVEKSMVA